From the genome of Spirosoma agri:
AAGGCCTTTCTACGTCGATTTAAACGAACGATTTACGAAGATCCAGTTAGCTGCGGCAATATCACTTAACTCGGCTTATGCCAAGCGGATCTATGAGCTTTTATGTATGTTCAAGAATATGAAAAACAAGACGTTTAAGCGTAGTATCATAGATTTAAAAAATATGCTTGGTATCATTGATGAGAAAACTGGTAAAGATACTTATCCAGATTGGACCAAATTTAAAACCAACGTATTGGATGTAGCAGGTAAAGAAATCAACGGTCATACTGATCTGACGTTTAATTATAAACCTACTTATGGAGACCGTCCCGGAAGAGGGCGAAAACCGGTTGTTGAAGTAGAATTTGAAGTGTTTTATCAAGCCAAGCCCGAACCCGTTCAAACCTCCTCTTTGCATGAGCGATTGGTAAAGCAATTTCGATTACGAGTTGATCAGGCCAATCAAGTGTTAGCTTCACACTCAGTCGAAATTATTAATCGACAGCTCTATGATATCCAAGCTAAAGCAGCTGGTGGCAAAGTGAAGAACTTGGGCAGTTATACAGCCAAGGTGTTCGGTTTACAGGCAAAATCGGAGGGCAAATAGATTTAACCAAAG
Proteins encoded in this window:
- a CDS encoding replication initiation protein; protein product: MSKLEIFQDNALTTARYEMTETEKNLFYMVVAQVKREDPPTKMYQVSVKDMATIVGSEELKFEAYRKATEKLNGRIFRTTLPNGNYFHGSFIASAEYKKGTGIIEIELSQKVRPFYVDLNERFTKIQLAAAISLNSAYAKRIYELLCMFKNMKNKTFKRSIIDLKNMLGIIDEKTGKDTYPDWTKFKTNVLDVAGKEINGHTDLTFNYKPTYGDRPGRGRKPVVEVEFEVFYQAKPEPVQTSSLHERLVKQFRLRVDQANQVLASHSVEIINRQLYDIQAKAAGGKVKNLGSYTAKVFGLQAKSEGK